The proteins below are encoded in one region of Amorphus orientalis:
- the nusA gene encoding transcription termination factor NusA, with amino-acid sequence MAVSANRLELLQIADAVAREKSIDRTIVIAAMEDAIQKAARSRYGSETEVRAEINPKTGDIKLHRLLEVVEEVENPATQIDPASAHDRNPDAQVGDLISDPLPPLDFGRIAAQSAKQVIVQKVREAERDHQYEEFKDRIGEVVNGVVKRVEYGNVIVDLGRGEAIVKRDQLIPRELFRNGDRVRAYIMDVRREQRGPQIFLSRTHPQFMAKLFRQEVPEIYDGVIEVKSVARDPGSRAKIAVVSNDSSIDPVGACVGMRGSRVQAVVQELQGEKIDIIPWNPDAATFIVNALQPAEVAKVVLDEDAERIEVVVPDEQLSLAIGRRGQNVRLASQLTGWDIDILTEQEESERRQKEFQERTELFVDGLNVDEVVGQLLASEGFTSIEEVAYVELDEVASIEGFDEETAEEIQARAREHLEERERQLDEERKTLGVEDGLREISGITTAMMVALGKDDIKTVEDLAGCATDDLVGWVERKQGEVERHPGALSDFEVSRADAEEMILAARLNVGWITEADLTAEETDESEAEDAAGLEG; translated from the coding sequence ATGGCAGTCAGTGCAAACCGCTTGGAGCTCCTTCAGATCGCCGATGCGGTCGCTCGCGAGAAGTCGATCGACCGGACCATCGTGATCGCGGCGATGGAGGACGCCATCCAGAAGGCGGCGCGCTCGCGCTACGGCTCGGAAACCGAGGTTCGCGCCGAGATCAATCCGAAGACCGGCGACATCAAGCTCCACCGGCTGCTCGAAGTGGTCGAGGAGGTCGAGAACCCGGCGACCCAGATCGATCCGGCTTCCGCCCATGACCGCAATCCCGATGCCCAGGTCGGCGACCTGATCTCCGATCCGCTGCCGCCGCTCGATTTCGGCCGCATCGCCGCCCAGTCGGCCAAGCAGGTGATCGTGCAGAAGGTCCGCGAGGCCGAGCGCGACCACCAGTACGAAGAGTTCAAGGACCGCATCGGCGAAGTCGTCAACGGCGTGGTCAAGCGGGTCGAGTACGGCAACGTCATCGTCGATCTCGGCCGCGGCGAGGCGATCGTGAAGCGCGATCAGCTGATCCCCCGCGAGCTGTTCCGCAACGGCGACCGCGTGCGGGCCTACATCATGGACGTGCGCCGCGAGCAGCGCGGGCCGCAGATCTTCCTGTCGCGCACCCATCCGCAGTTCATGGCGAAGCTGTTCCGTCAGGAAGTGCCGGAGATCTACGACGGCGTCATTGAGGTGAAGTCGGTGGCCCGCGACCCGGGCAGCCGGGCCAAGATCGCGGTGGTGTCGAACGATTCCTCCATCGATCCGGTCGGCGCCTGCGTCGGCATGCGCGGCAGCCGCGTCCAGGCCGTGGTGCAGGAGCTGCAGGGCGAGAAGATCGACATCATCCCGTGGAATCCGGATGCGGCGACCTTCATCGTGAACGCGCTGCAGCCGGCCGAGGTCGCCAAGGTGGTGCTCGACGAGGACGCCGAGCGCATCGAGGTCGTGGTGCCGGACGAGCAGCTCTCGCTCGCCATCGGCCGCCGCGGCCAGAACGTGCGGCTCGCCTCGCAGCTCACCGGCTGGGACATCGACATCCTGACCGAGCAGGAGGAATCGGAGCGCCGCCAGAAGGAATTCCAGGAGCGCACCGAGCTGTTCGTGGACGGCCTCAACGTGGACGAGGTGGTCGGCCAGCTGCTGGCTTCGGAAGGCTTCACCTCGATCGAGGAAGTCGCCTACGTGGAGCTGGACGAGGTGGCCTCCATCGAGGGCTTCGACGAGGAGACGGCGGAAGAGATCCAGGCACGTGCCCGCGAGCATCTGGAAGAGCGCGAGCGCCAGCTCGACGAGGAGCGCAAGACGCTCGGCGTCGAGGACGGGCTGCGCGAGATCTCCGGCATCACCACCGCGATGATGGTTGCGCTGGGCAAGGACGACATCAAGACCGTCGAGGATCTGGCCGGCTGCGCCACCGACGATCTGGTCGGCTGGGTCGAGCGCAAGCAGGGCGAGGTGGAACGTCATCCCGGCGCGCTGTCGGATTTCGAGGTGAGCCGGGCCGATGCGGAGGAGATGATTCTCGCCGCGCGCCTGAACGTCGGCTGGATCACCGAGGCGGACCTGACGGCGGAAGAAACCGACGAGAGCGAGGCCGAGGACGCGGCCGGGCTCGAAGGCTGA